The region GACCAGGAGATACAAAGAAGACTTCAGACAGCTATGAAGGAGTTTCCAGCATGGAAGGAGTACGATTATATAGTTATAAATGATATACTTTTAGAAGCCAAAGAGGCTGTAAAACATATAATTCTCTCAAACAGATATAAAACATCAAGGTTTGATCTGAATAAAATACTTGACAGCAGATTAAGGGAATTAATGAAAGATGGATAGGATCTCAAAGATACTTTTTTATCTTTATCTCCTTTCTATATTTTTAGCCTCTGTATATCCTGTTAAAGAGTTACCAGCAGATGACAAACTTACACATTTTTTAGCTTATTTTATTCTTGCCGTTTTAATGAGATTTTCATTGAACACAGGATACTGGAGTACTTTCTTCTATGGATCTTTTTACGGCTTTTTTATAGAGACTGTTCAGTACTTCCTTCCTTACAGATCTGGTGAGTACGGAGATTTTGTTGCTGACACCTTTGGAGTTCTCTGTGGACTTTTCAGTTACTTTTTATTTGAGTTTGTTTATCTGGAATTAAAAAACAAAGAGTGATATATTATTCTATTCATACTATGTGAGGAGGTTCTGTAATTGAATAAAAGACCTTTGATAGAACAGGCATTAAAAAGGGTTAACAACAGGTATGAGCTTGTTCACGCCGCAGCAAAACTTGCCAAGGATCTGTATGAAACTGGAGCGGAGAGCTACGTAACTGAAGAGGGAATCCCTTTAAAGAAGACTGTAATATCAATAAATGAGATAGCAAAAGGAAGAGCCGTTATACTCAGGAAGGAGTAGTAGTATATGTGTATTTAGAAAAGATATTTTTTAATTACAAATTAGGAAGGTTTTTCTTCTCCTTTGCACTTTTATTCGCATTCTCAGTTTTTGCAGGAACATTCAGATCAAACTATGATACATTTCCTTACGCTGCTGTAATACTTTTTTCATACACACTGACAGCCTTTTTCTCACTTTATATAAAAAGGATTAACTTTCTTGACTTTCTCCTAGATGTTACATTTCTTTCAGCACTGATATTTACAGATTTCAATGCTATGAAATACTTTTCGGTTCTTTACCTTATAGTTCTTTTCTTCGCAGGTTTTATTCTGAAGCCTTTTTATGCTTATTTTATAGGATTTCTAGCACTGCTTATTTACGGTTTACTCTTTTTCCTTAACTGGAATTTTAAGGATGCAGGTCTTATAAATCTTCTTCTGAATGGATCAGCTTTTGGGATCATAGTTTATGCGGGGACAAAGGTTAGAGAGAAGATACAGTTTCAGGAGGAGTATATAAGGTCTCTTGAGAGGGAGAAACAGCAGGCTGAACTTTACAAAAAGCTTTACAGGATCGGGGCTGAGCTTGCACATGAGATAAGGAATCCCCTTGCTTCAATACATGGTGCTGCACAGCTTTTAAGTGAGGGAAATATTAATGAAAGACTTCTCGGTATGATAAAAAAAGAGTCTGAAAGGCTTGATCAGCTTTTAAAGGAGTTTCTGCTTTTATCAAAGCCGAGGGAGATACAGGAAAGATCAATAAATATAAGAGAGTTTTTGAAACAGCTTGTAAGTCTTTATGGAAGTGAAGACAAAAAGATAGAGCTCAGGGTTTATGGAAATCCTGTTATATACATTGATGAGAGGGAGCTACATTCAGGAATATCAAATATAATAAAGAATGCTATTGAGTGGGCAAAAAGTACTGTTATATTAAAGGCTTACGAAAAGGATGGCAATCTTATTATTGAGATAGAGGATGATGGGGAAGGTATTAAGGAGGAAGACAGGGAGAAGATATTTGAGCCTTTTTACACAAAAAGAAAATCAGGGACAGGTCTTGGACTTGCTATAGCTAAGAGGGTTTTTGTTGAGAATGGTGGTAATATTACCGTTGAGGAAAGTGATCTTGGAGGGGCAAAATTTCTTATACAGATACCATTGGTGAGGGAAAGATGAGAGCTATAGTTGTTGATGATGAGAAAAATATCTCAGAGCTTCTGAGTATTCTTTTAAGTGAGTACGGTATAGAGTCAGATATAGCCTCAACTTACAGTGAGGCGAGATCTTTTATTCAGGAAAAGTACTACGATCTGGCTCTTCTTGATCTCAGGCTTCCTGACGGATCAGGTATTGATATCCTTAAACAGATTAAGGAGAAAAACCCAAAAACTGAGGTTGTTATAATAACAGCTTTTGCTTCATCTGAAACAGCTGTTGAGGCTATAAAGTTAGGTGCTTATGACTATATATCAAAGCCTTTCAATATTAACGATCTGAGGCTGATAATAAGAAATGTTAAGGAGAAGATAGATCTTGAAAGAAGGATATGTGTTGAGGAAGAGGAGAGGTTAGAGGGTCTGGCAGGAAAGTCTCAGGCTATACAGAATGTTAAGGATACTATAAAAAAGATAGCACCTTACGATATAAACGTTCTTATCGTAGGGGAAAGCGGAACAGGGAAAGAGGTCGCAGCAAAGATGATACACAGACTCAGCAGTAGAAAAAATAAACCTTTCGTTGCTATAAACTGTGCTTCCCTTCCGGCTGAACTTCTTGAGTCTGAGCTTTTCGGTTACAAAAAAGGTGCATTCACAGGTGCTGTATCGGATAAGAAAGGTCTTATAGAGGAGGCTAACGGCGGAACATTATTTCTTGATGAGATAGGGGAGATGCCTATGCCCCTTCAGGCAAAGCTTCTAAGATTTCTTGAGGAGCAGATTA is a window of Persephonella marina EX-H1 DNA encoding:
- a CDS encoding VanZ family protein, with protein sequence MDRISKILFYLYLLSIFLASVYPVKELPADDKLTHFLAYFILAVLMRFSLNTGYWSTFFYGSFYGFFIETVQYFLPYRSGEYGDFVADTFGVLCGLFSYFLFEFVYLELKNKE
- the rpoZ gene encoding DNA-directed RNA polymerase subunit omega, which gives rise to MNKRPLIEQALKRVNNRYELVHAAAKLAKDLYETGAESYVTEEGIPLKKTVISINEIAKGRAVILRKE
- a CDS encoding sensor histidine kinase, which gives rise to MYLEKIFFNYKLGRFFFSFALLFAFSVFAGTFRSNYDTFPYAAVILFSYTLTAFFSLYIKRINFLDFLLDVTFLSALIFTDFNAMKYFSVLYLIVLFFAGFILKPFYAYFIGFLALLIYGLLFFLNWNFKDAGLINLLLNGSAFGIIVYAGTKVREKIQFQEEYIRSLEREKQQAELYKKLYRIGAELAHEIRNPLASIHGAAQLLSEGNINERLLGMIKKESERLDQLLKEFLLLSKPREIQERSINIREFLKQLVSLYGSEDKKIELRVYGNPVIYIDERELHSGISNIIKNAIEWAKSTVILKAYEKDGNLIIEIEDDGEGIKEEDREKIFEPFYTKRKSGTGLGLAIAKRVFVENGGNITVEESDLGGAKFLIQIPLVRER
- a CDS encoding sigma-54-dependent transcriptional regulator, giving the protein MRAIVVDDEKNISELLSILLSEYGIESDIASTYSEARSFIQEKYYDLALLDLRLPDGSGIDILKQIKEKNPKTEVVIITAFASSETAVEAIKLGAYDYISKPFNINDLRLIIRNVKEKIDLERRICVEEEERLEGLAGKSQAIQNVKDTIKKIAPYDINVLIVGESGTGKEVAAKMIHRLSSRKNKPFVAINCASLPAELLESELFGYKKGAFTGAVSDKKGLIEEANGGTLFLDEIGEMPMPLQAKLLRFLEEQIIRPLGSTKEIKVDVRIISATNRNLEEEIKKGNFREDLYYRLATIIIKMPSLRERKEDIPLLVEQILKEIKMKYNKNIKRISPDFMKYLISYDYKGNIRELKNLLEKAVILSDGEELNFIPAFPEKFNSLYIDNPEDEFTVKSFPEEGVDLKEVLSRIEKALIFKALEKAEGKKSKAADILRLTFREFRYRLSKYREDSES